One region of Citrus sinensis cultivar Valencia sweet orange chromosome 6, DVS_A1.0, whole genome shotgun sequence genomic DNA includes:
- the LOC127902974 gene encoding uncharacterized protein LOC127902974, with amino-acid sequence MSKGKEKVVEVGDDELGFLPSLLADSAFDPGAPLEPTRSSVRTSARRMSPQTTSTSGSSGEEGPSGSEDTLSEDQGGDSGEGSSPGAPRPERRSTVGGRASLRDYAIDYMTCTTTFNELDDLRLRYSIPGEIPLKIPGKKDTPSRPPRGYVTLFLESFKFGLRCPLQPYFARILNGLNLAPGQLNPNGWRVLSGLFILWDRCCQSEPTTDEVKHLYQLKSSPKDAVSWGVHFPLQPSQLKRVEAVLANSCSSRELLSTYNFLESRLILPGHKMEDAVPPLQAFPPAPAQVGEPSGAATDPASSSPLVVPRSRLPDNRPEHLVSYLNELSKLVSKKDLEDFDGCTLGELVGAMQYSAFHLSCMTTYYKAKVGCYDRKIKEDIQSVTTRADVAEKKAGELNVENLKLIEQESLAQAKAITLEEELTKVKEDLQRQRAMYEAQLESLRDSHRAQQHPDLRMDDLAAGVAQHMDEEAAKEDVEGVEPIVIEEENSPPRAVPADVGEASTPRMRLVIPLLHLRRSSQPTLLGLLIHDLLDIFLVL; translated from the exons ATGTCGAAGGGTAAGGAGAAAGTCGTTGAGGTTGGTGACGACGAACTAGGTTTCTTGCCTAGTCTGCTCGCTGATTCTGCTTTTGACCCCGGGGCCCCCTTAGAACCCACTAGGTCTAGTGTCAGGACTAGCGCTAGGAGGATGTCCCCCCAAACGACCTCCACGAGCGGAAGTAGTGGTGAAGAGGGACCTTCTGGCTCGGAAGACACCCTAAGTGAGGATCAAGGAGGTGATTCTGGTGAGGGATCTTCGCCAGGAGCGCCGCGACCAGAGAGGCGCAGTACCGTAGGAGGTAGAGCCTCGTTGCGGGATTATGCTATTGATTACATGACCTGCACGACCACATTCAACGAGCTGGATGACCTCCGGCTCAGGTATAGCATTCCTGGTGAAATTCCCCTCAAGATCCCAGGAAAGAAGGATACACCTAGCCGGCCTCCTAGGGGATACGTTACCCTGTTTCTGGAAAGCTTTAAGTTTGGGCTAAGGTGTCCCTTACAACCCTACTTTGCCCGTATACTTAACGGGCTGAATCTGGCTCCTGGTCAGCTGAACCCCAATGGGTGGAGAGTgctctctggtctgttcatattgtgggacagatgttgccaGAGCGAGCCCACGACTGATGAGGTGAAGCACCTATACCAGCTAAAGAGCAGCCCTAAAGATGCCG TTTCCTGGGGTGTTCATTTCCCGCTCCAACCTAGTCAGCTTAAACGGGTCGAGGCTGTACTGGCCAATTCCTGCTCGAGCCGAGAACTGCTATCTACGTACAACTTCCTCGAGTCTCGGTTGATACTTCCTGGCCATAAGATGGAGGACGCA GTTCCTCCCTTGCAGGCTTTTCCTCCTGCTCCTGCTCAAGTCGGGGAACCTAGTGGAGCAGCCACTGATCCTGCTTCCTCTTCTCCACTTGTTGTGCCTCGGTCTCGCTTACCCGACAACCGACCAGAACACTTGGTTTCCTATCTCAATGAGTTGTCTAAACTCGTGAGCAAGAAGGACCTGGAGGACTTTGATGGTTGTACCCTGGGCGAGCTGGTGGGAGCCATGCAGTATAGCGCTTTCCATCTCAGCTGCATGACCACCTACTATAAGGCCAAGGTTGGCTGTTACGACAGGAAGATAAAGGAGGACATTCAATCGGTGACGACCAGAGCTGACGTTGCCGAGAAAAAGGCGGGGGAGCTAAACGTTGAGAACCTCAAGCTGATAGAGCAAGAGTCTCTCgctcaagcaaaagccattacCCTCGAGGAGGAGTTGACCAAGGTTAAGGAGGATCTGCAAAGGCAGAGGGCTATGTATgaggctcagctcgaatctctCCGCGATTCCCACCGAGCTCAG CAACACCCTGATCTGAGGATGGATgaccttgcagctggtgtTGCTCAACATATGGACGAGGAGGCGGCCAAGGAGGATGTCGAAGGGGTAGAGCCGATCGTGATTGAGGAGGAAaactctcctcctcgtgcaGTCCCTGCTGATGTAGGCGAGGCGAGCACCCCCCGGATGCGACTGGTGATACCCCTCCTGCACCTGAGGAGGTCCAGCCAACCGACGCTGCTGGGCTTACTGATCCACGATCTTCttgatatatttcttgtattgTAA